One part of the Aspergillus luchuensis IFO 4308 DNA, chromosome 5, nearly complete sequence genome encodes these proteins:
- a CDS encoding Leucine Rich Repeat domain protein (COG:S;~EggNog:ENOG410PK83;~InterPro:IPR032675) — protein MSAATTVPLSLHKTPQPRYSPAVSGNTSPTEGSRNASPHPSTCSSQNSRSSSRRRESFGSIKEDVDGIAQSFVDTHIEQSPQETTKRSPIEMQPDFCCPCGGFLGWKQIRLGGKSLSRSYSDLRSLGNLHARGWAWDTPDVAPPSKPAPVEEQKLQVPEVKEVEVEQKPPAGTSALERLPPEVLDHLISMLALDVPPNGYTPRNVDLISCLLTSKTLHAATLSVLYRNMTFPHSIIFSKALNHISRYPALGTLVRRLDFSHFTSVGLGRTKQMNAEIQNLTAKTLLQCLELLPNLKECLLQEHVEGDISLDVLRKLFTGLPNLSAVDFCGCSSQSFSTLFLEALISGPGVPLTLPNLRRVSLHECSSLPAAAFEILLPRLVNLTHLDVTHTQITEDALFSIPETAKITHLSISRCSRLRGSRVVEFLSTHPAVCDSLVFLNLLTDPTRSRLLEEEDVQALLPRLPSTLRSLNLGGAKVTSAHTQALLPLTKHLEELGLSSCELNGQDLNTFFVPPKPVEGEPITPWVPSTLCYLDLNKANQLTIGTIFNPNACVILSPQSYPLQVIEFSDKLIAPLRERARNTRTSPDWTVRELGRRGWYVRDPASMPEVMLDDGARSWKMGARWWGMRKIPVAVGDVGGLYGHYMFKK, from the exons atgtcggccgccaccaccgtccCGCTGTCTTTGCACAAGACACCACAGCCTAGATACTCTCCCGCTGTCTCGGGAAACACCTCGCCTACTGAAGGCTCTCGCAACGCCTCTCCTCACCCCTCCACTTGCTCCTCCCAGAACTCCCGGTCCAGCAGTCGCCGTCGGGAGTCGTTCGGTTCCATTAAGGAAGACGTGGATG GCATTGCCCAGTCCTTCGTCGATACCCACATCGAACAGTCCCCTCAAGAGACCACCAAGCGCAGCCCTATTGAGATGCAGCCCGACTTTTGCTGCCCATGCGGCGGTTTTCTCGGCTGGAAGCAGATCCGGCTGGGTGGCAAGAGTCTGAGTCGGAGCTACAGCGATCTCCGCAGCCTTGGGAACCTGCATGCCCGCGGCTGGGCCTGGGATACGCCCGATGTCGCTCCGCCTAGCAAGCCGGCACCAGTGGAGGAGCAGAAACTGCAGGTGCCGGAAGTGAaagaagtggaagtggagcAGAAGCCGCCTGCAGGCACCTCCGCTTTGGAACGGCTTCCCCCGGAGGTTCTTGACCATCTTATCTCCATGTTGGCATTGGACGTGCCCCCTAATGGATATACCCCTCGTAATGTGGATCTGATCTCGTGCCTGCTTACTTCAAAGACATTGCACGCCGCCACCCTCAGTGTGTTGTACCGGAACATGACATTCCCCCACTCTATCATTTTCTCCAAGGCCCTCAACCACATCTCTCGCTATCCCGCACTGGGCACGCTGGTTCGCCGCCTTGACTTTTCGCACTTTACGTCGGTTGGATTGGGTCGCACCAAGCAGATGAACGCTGAGATCCAGAATCTTACCGCCAAGACGCTTTTGCAGTGCCTGGAACTGCTGCCCAACCTTAAGGAATGCTTGTTGCAGGAGCATGTCGAGGGTGATATCAGCTTGGATGTGCTTCGCAAGCTGTTCACCGGTCTTCCCAACCTGTCCGCCGTGGATTTCTGCGGCTGCTCTTCCCAATCCTTCTCCACTCTCTTCTTGGAGGCCTTGATCTCCGGTCCTGGTGTCCCCTTGACCCTGCCGAACTTGCGACGGGTTTCCCTGCATGAATGTAGCAGTCTTCCCGCGGCTGCTTTCGAGATCCTTCTGCCGCGCCTGGTCAACCTCACTCACCTCGATGTCACCCACACGCAGATCACCGAGGATGCGTTGTTCTCTATTCCGGAGACCGCGAAGATCACTCATCTCAGCATCTCCCGATGCTCTCGCCTGCGGGGCTCTCGAGTCGTCGAGTTTCTGTCGACCCACCCAGCCGTCTGCGACTCGCTGGTGTTTTTGAACCTGCTGACTGACCCCACCCGATCCCGGctcctggaggaggaggatgtgcaGGCACTTCTCCCTCGTTTGCCTTCTACCCTTCGTTCGCTCAACCTCGGAGGGGCTAAGGTGACCTCCGCCCATACTCAGGCCTTGTTGCCCTTGACGAAGCatctggaggagctgggtCTGAGCTCGTGCGAGCTCAATGGCCAGGATCTCAACACGTTCTTTGTGCCGCCCAAGCCGGTTGAAGGAGAACCGATCACTCCCTGGGTTCCATCCACGCTGTGCTACCTGGACCTGAACAAGGCCAACCAGCTGACGATCGGCACTATCTTCAACCCCAATGCGTGCGTTATTCTCTCGCCGCAGAGCTACCCGCTGCAGGTCATCGAATTTAGCGACAAGCTCATCGCACCTCTGCGCGAGCGGGCGCGCAACACCCGTACTTCGCCGGACTGGACGGTTCGCGAGCTGGGCCGTCGGGGATGGTACGTGCGGGACCCGGCCTCTATGCCGGAGGTTATGCTCGACGACGGAGCGCGCTCCTGGAAGATGGGCGCCCGTTGGTGGGGCATGCGGAAGATTCCGGTGGCCGTGGGCGACGTAGGCGGGCTCTACGGGCACTACATGTTCAAGAAATGA
- a CDS encoding uncharacterized protein (COG:S;~EggNog:ENOG410PU9G;~InterPro:IPR002110,IPR036770,IPR020683,IPR010730;~PFAM:PF13857,PF06985,PF12796,PF00023,PF13637, PF13606;~go_function: GO:0005515 - protein binding [Evidence IEA]), which translates to MRLAALEVFTDCLRLHYSTRGIKSTIHIQDEISRPTSTMRLLNTCLSDTGHFLIQEFFDYELPPYAILSHTWGEEEVTFQEINAMGAKEKSGYNKIIQCCSVARADGYKYVWIDTCCIDKTSSAELSEAINSMYLWYQKSELCYAILADIQSEDEIYKSRWLTRGWTLQELIAPSRVIFLNERWEVLGDRATLRDKLSKYTGIPAGILSGEEDLETSSVAQRMSWAAKRQTRRVEDRAYSLMGIFNVNMPLIYGEGENAFIRLQEEIMRISDDQSLFAWVSSDDRGGLLATSPAAFTQSHNIVRFNPVGSLDSPFTVNSRGVHLDIGFAGISVDGLGLAILNCKERTCTQGNQQDKVIAIYLKDLDFTMSQFKRVHSESFRLNNLETFRPVEYPVRRICVRGGRTMLMRKRVAAKQDEISPENIHLYDQVKLPTHYIDPAALLVATEAGIKGGVWLLLTRSNIGIEATNLNGQTPLSLAAENGQECIVHMLLQRGASIETKNSDSQTPLSLAAANGHGRIVQMLLERGAATEPDNPNGQTPLSLAVENGHEDIVQMLLERGAEIETKDQWGKKTPLALAAAKGYGGIVQMLLEKGVETETKDLLWSKKTPAVQYAAKGHGRIVRKLLERAGVKEANDNWLYTPLLEATQNGHEDIAKMLSDAKVKIKHSMLR; encoded by the coding sequence ATGAGGCTGGCTGCCCTTGAAGTCTTCACGGATTGCTTGCGACTCCATTATTCCACTAGAGGGATAAAGAGCACTATCCACATTCAAGACGAAATATCTAGGCCAACTTCCACTATGCGTCTGCTAAACACGTGCTTGTCTGACACCGGACACTTCTTAATCCAGGAGTTTTTCGACTATGAATTACCGCCGTACGCGATTTTGTCACATACCTGgggcgaagaggaagtcaCTTTTCAGGAAATCAACGCGATGGGCGCGAAGGAAAAGAGCGGATACAACAAAATCATACAGTGCTGCTCAGTAGCAAGGGCAGACGGTTACAAGTACGTCTGGATCGATACATGTTGCATTGACAAGACCAGCAGCGCGGAGTTGTCGGAGGCAATCAACTCCATGTATCTGTGGTACCAAAAGTCTGAGTTATGCTACGCCATTCTTGCGGACATACAATCTGAAGATGAAATCTACAAGAGTAGATGGCTTACCAGAGGCTGGACCCTTCAGGAGCTGATCGCTCCATCAAGGGTGATATTCCTGAATGAGAGGTGGGAAGTTCTGGGAGATAGAGCAACTCTCCGGGACAAATTGTCTAAGTACACTGGAATACCTGCCGGCATTCTttccggagaagaagaccttgAAACGTCTAGCGTCGCACAGAGAATGTCATGGGCTGCAAAACGACAGACGCGGAGAGTGGAAGACCGTGCTTATTCTCTCATGGGCATATTCAATGTCAACATGCCGTTAATTTACGGGGAGGGCGAAAATGCGTTTATCAGACTTCAGGAGGAAATAATGCGCATCTCAGATGATCAGAGTCTTTTCGCATGGGTGTCCTCTGATGATCGTGGTGGACTTCTTGCTACCTCTCCTGCTGCATTCACCCAATCCCATAACATTGTGCGATTCAATCCGGTTGGCAGTCTCGACAGCCCTTTCACTGTGAATAGTAGGGGGGTGCATTTAGATATTGGCTTCGCAGGAATATCAGTCGACGGCCTAGGTCTCGCAATTCTTAACTGCAAGGAAAGAACCTGCACACAAGGAAACCAGCAAGATAAGGTGATAGCCATCTACTTGAAAGATCTGGATTTTACTATGAGTCAGTTCAAGAGGGTTCATAGCGAATCTTTCCGACTTAATAATCTTGAAACCTTTCGACCGGTCGAATATCCTGTGAGAAGGATTTGTGTCCGAGGGGGTCGCACGATGCTCATGCGCAAGCGAGTCGCCGCCAAACAAGACGAAATTTCCCCAGAAAATATCCATCTTTATGACCAGGTCAAACTGCCGACACATTACATAGACCCAGCAGCATTATTGGTGGCCACGGAAGCAGGAATCAAAGGTGGCGTATGGCTGCTGTTGACTCGAAGTAATATCGGCATAGAGGCAACAAATCTGAATGGTCAGACACCTCTATCACTGGCCGCAGAAAATGGACAGGAATGCATTGTTCATATGCTTCTTCAGAGAGGCGCCTCAATCGAGACCAAAAACTCTGACAGTCAGACACCGCTATCATTAGCTGCAGCGAATGGGCACGGACGTATTGTCCAGATGCTTCTTGAGAGAGGTGCCGCAACTGAGCCTGATAATCCGAATGGTCAGACACCACTATCCTTAGCTGTAGAAAATGGACATGAAGACATTGTTCAGATGCTTCTAGAGAGAGGAGCTGAAATTGAAACCAAGGATCAGTGGGGCAAGAAAACACCGCTGGCACTGGCTGCAGCAAAGGGATATGGAGGCATTGTTCAGATGCTTCTAGAGAAAGGCGTTGAAACTGAAACCAAGGATCTGTTATGGAGTAAGAAAACACCGGCGGTACAGTATGCAGCAAAGGGACATGGACGCATTGTCCGGAAACTCCTTGAGAGAGCAGGTGTAAAGGAAGCTAATGACAATTGGCTTTATACACCACTCCTCGAGGCTACACAGAATGGGCATGAAGATATTGCCAAAATGCTTTCTGACGCCAAAGTCAAGATTAAACATTCGATGCTTCGGTGA
- a CDS encoding uncharacterized protein (COG:S;~EggNog:ENOG410PW0A;~InterPro:IPR001810;~go_function: GO:0005515 - protein binding [Evidence IEA]), translating to MANNHSVQEEVNEADVLRAITYHRRDFELAVIRIRPSENEKVLPGIKDAFNRPFNPAKPGLLDYLPVEIFHKCLLGLDLKTLFGLRHVNARTRDIVSTFKPYQKVMMYAQDLVCALLRTGLAKWYTLDDIFDVLHTRECTICGADFGGFVLLLPPNLTRCCFPCVRTKSEVGIHVIDPVTRRFSFERDYELITLAEAHNLYGVSPAVLRRENVPILKSLPGVYGLKEKERKMRHSLVHDKAVRELSTNHKRGLPWSDTSQRSGEMFLRWCMATIALPWVDPETGEIERGVSCRGCQWRFEQVSSDERSFGSLSAPRDKVYSKYWFLVHFWGCTHAKKLWEESKKGTVVVGESEFVRRGGFIKDRKDDIALKVVARKSEP from the coding sequence ATGGCGAACAACCATTctgtccaagaagaagtcaACGAAGCAGACGTTCTTCGTGCCATAACTTACCACCGCCGAGACTTCGAGCTGGCGGTAATTAGAATCAGACCGTCCGAAAACGAGAAAGTCCTACCTGGCATCAAGGATGCATTCAACCGCCCATTTAATCCAGCGAAGCCCGGCCTTTTGGACTACCTGCCGGTCGAAATCTTCCACAAATGTCTCCTGGGCCTAGACCTCAAGACTCTCTTTGGGCTTCGCCATGTCAACGCCCGTACCCGCGACATCGTCAGCACCTTCAAACCTTACCAGAAAGTCATGATGTACGCCCAAGATCTCGTATGTGCACTCCTCCGCACCGGGCTGGCAAAATGGTACACCTTGGACGACATCTTTGACGTCCTCCACACACGAGAGTGTACAATCTGCGGTGCCGACTTCGGCGGATTCGTCttactcctccctcccaaccTTACCAGATGTTGCTTTCCTTGTGTCCGCACCAAATCCGAAGTCGGCATACATGTCATCGACCCCGTCACCCGTCGCTTCAGCTTCGAGCGCGATTACGAGCTAATCACCCTCGCCGAGGCCCACAACCTCTATGGAGTGAGCCCAGCAGTTCTGCGCCGCGAAAACGTGCCCATCTTGAAATCACTCCCCGGGGTGTATGGCctgaaagaaaaggagcGTAAAATGCGCCACTCGCTCGTGCACGACAAAGCGGTCCGTGAGCTCAGTACTAACCACAAACGCGGCCTTCCCTGGTCGGATACATCTCAACGCAGTGGGGAGATGTTCCTGCGGTGGTGCATGGCTACTATTGCACTGCCTTGGGTGGATCCAGAGACTGGAGAGATTGAACGTGGAGTCTCGTGCAGGGGCTGTCAATGGCGGTTTGAGCAGGTCTCGTCTGACGAGAGAAGTTTCGGATCGTTGTCTGCGCCCAGAGATAAGGTATACTCGAAGTATTGGTTTCTGGTGCACTTTTGGGGTTGTACACATGCGAAGAAGCTTTGGGAGGAGAGTAAGAAggggacggtggtggtgggggagtcGGAGTTTGTGCGTCGGGGTGGCTTTATTAAAGACCGGAAAGATGATATTGCCTTGAAGGTGGTTGCTAGAAAGAGCGAGCCCTAA
- a CDS encoding glycosyltransferase family 69 protein (CAZy:GT69;~COG:S;~EggNog:ENOG410PGW7;~InterPro:IPR021047;~PFAM:PF11735;~TransMembrane:1 (i12-32o)) → MNYNVRQVQTQLFRLTVSTASLCFLLFLYISFEWSPSASAGSSASNYEDDLDSAVPAISACNGFNPATVADVLDETLTAKLPINGSAVDDFVCSIMTHDMSLSAKLDCPATISPRYADLPVRASKSLLSKPKIKYFFALDLYQSAHIMLPLMGTIVETMRFLGPEYCALSIVEGRSTDGTYDILNRLKSEMAAMGVRYYLSTSDLNPKAVWEDRIKHLSTLRNQALEPLVSAGAGKLKPYAADATILFINDVVLCVEDLLELLYQHQKQDARMTCAFDWNAAGGPFYDSWVSRSMSGNLFFEITHDARYWLTKDMFFDDQPNQQRYARKLPVQVYSCWGGMVILDAAPFVQRKLEFRNHKDGECHMGEPTLLAKDMWGQGLGKILAVPSVNVAYEYKATREAKKGQGYVHNVLESADYKAGKEMVVWEKEPPVRIKCMPLFNQQSWVKST, encoded by the coding sequence ATGAATTATAATGTCCGACAGGTGCAGACGCAGCTCTTCCGGCTGACCGTCTCCACCGCTTCCCTCTGtttcctgctcttcctctACATCTCCTTTGAGTGGTCGCCATCTGCCTCCGCTGGATCCAGCGCATCGAATTACGAAGATGATCTCGATTCCGCCGTTCccgccatctccgcctgCAATGGCTTCAACCCCGCCACGGTAGctgatgttcttgatgagacCCTCACCGCCAAACTGCCCATCAATGGCAGCGCTGTCGATGACTTTGTATGCAGCATCATGACTCACGATATGAGTCTGTCTGCGAAGCTGGACTGTCCTGCGACCATCAGCCCGCGCTATGCCGATCTTCCGGTTCGCGCATCCAAGAGCCTCCTTTCGAAACCTAAGATCAAGTACTTCTTCGCTCTGGATCTCTATCAATCCGCTCACATTATGCTTCCCTTGATGGGCACTATCGTCGAGACGATGCGCTTCCTCGGTCCCGAGTATTGCGCTCTCTCCATCGTTGAGGGTCGTTCCACCGACGGGACCTATGATATTCTCAATCGGTTAAAGAGCGAGATGGCCGCCATGGGCGTGAGATACTATCTCTCCACTAGCGATCTCAACCCCAAAGCTGTATGGGAAGACCGTATCAAGCACCTCTCGACCCTGCGCAACCAGGCGCTCGAGCCGTTAGTCTCTGCCGGAGCAGGCAAACTTAAGCCATACGCAGCGGACGCAACGATCCTGTTCATCAACGACGTTGTCCTCTGCGTAGAAGATCTGCTCGAGTTGTTGTATCAACACCAGAAGCAGGACGCGCGCATGACTTGTGCCTTTGACTGGAATGCCGCCGGTGGGCCATTCTACGACTCGTGGGTATCGCGCAGCATGTCCGgcaacctcttcttcgaAATTACTCATGATGCGCGGTACTGGCTCACCAAGGACATGTTCTTCGATGACCAGCCAAATCAGCAGCGATATGCAAGGAAGCTGCCGGTGCAGGTCTATTCGTGCTGGGGTGGCATGGTCATCCTGGATGCGGCGCCCTTTGTTCAAAGAAAGCTTGAGTTCCGCAACCACAAAGATGGCGAGTGCCATATGGGTGAGCCCACGTTGCTGGCCAAAGACATGTGGGGCCAAGGACTGGGCAAGATCTTGGCAGTGCCTTCAGTGAATGTGGCGTATGAGTACAAAGCAACTCGTGAGGCCAAGAAGGGCCAAGGATACGTGCACAATGTCCTTGAAAGTGCAGACTACAAAGCGGGTAAGGAAATGGTTGTGTGGGAGAAGGAGCCACCCGTTCGGATCAAGTGCATGCCTTTGTTCAATCAACAATCATGGGTGAAGTCTACATGA
- a CDS encoding bifunctional terpene synthase/polyprenyl synthetase family protein (COG:H;~EggNog:ENOG410PK7M;~InterPro:IPR033749,IPR008949,IPR000092;~PFAM:PF19086,PF00348;~go_process: GO:0008299 - isoprenoid biosynthetic process [Evidence IEA]) → MSPVNISFIHSELVDREEVARVCATTLPVRKSKYSYLAEKAVSEFQQRWQEEVAFTYCGGSSPQGPVTAFFPPESKQDRVEVFTKLIEYFFAHDVQLLLIRLLSLLFPTIDANESTDAVGWGIRKGTISSVRTSAMKSIQSEVLLRLVEIDRKRGNLILRAIKNLSQVHETIGSRDLKTWDDLVQYRVQDFGAELNLMSIIYCCELDLTQSDIDALEKVWWPATAAAALVNDLYSFNKEVILELTTDIDTTITTPNSIWYLMRTLNLTVSQAKTFLSDKIAQLEKDFIARKSEYLAKMNLMSSGTDDVRYFLEMVGLGLSGNWYWHALADRFHRWVEYLPFPPAKLFDYDEATATCATFLNSQSLRGKSSQILESTEDLQTMPDGPYYKVLHQPIDYLRSVPSKNIRGTIIQALNLWLNAPESEAAQVEDLIGHLHESSLLLDDIQDSSELRRGRPTAYRVFGVPQTINAATHALTLAFEKFVPLMKPDSSHVFFDELRNLHVGQAMDLYWTRSGYRPSIAEYLEMNRLKTGALFCLASNLLSNQGSFSAGAIKQTDLNDLMIALGQYFQARDDYINLASTKYQEQKGFAQDLDEGKLSLPLIHVLTQSPNAALIENIQQERARHNKLPADLKQLILDEMRDQKILQLTEDTLNGLEAKVYRHLERLEVSTGIKNFTFRFLLDRLREM, encoded by the exons ATGTCACCAGTCAATATTTCCTTTATTCATTCTGAGCTCGTTGACAGGGAGGAAGTTGCTCGTGTATGTGCAACTACCCTTCCTGTTCGTAAAAGCAAGTACAGTTATCTGGCAGAGAAAGCGGTCTCCGAGTTCCAGCAGCGGTGGCAGGAGGAAGTCGCGTTCACATATTGTGGAGGAAGTTCTCCGCAGGGCCCCGTTACTGCCTTCTTTCCACCAGAAAGTAAACAAGATCGTGTCGAGGTTTTCACGAAACTCATTGAGTACTTTTTTGCTCATGATGTTCAGTTATTGTTGATACGGTTGCTATCATTGTTGTTTCCAACA ATCGATGCAAACGAATCGACAGACGCAGTCGGATGGGGCATTCGCAAAGGCACGATCAGCAGTGTCCGAACCAGCGCAATGAAATCAATTCAGTCCGAAGTGCTTTTGCGTCTTGTGGAAATCGACAGGAAACGCGGAAATCTCATCCTTCGAGCTATCAAGAATTTATCCCAGGTTCATGAGACGATAGGCTCTCGGGATCTCAAGACTTGGGATGATCTAGTGCAGTACCGTGTTCAGGATTTCGGAGCAGA ATTGAATCTTATGTCGATTATCTATTGCTGCGAGCTGGATCTCACGCAAAGCGATATTGATGCACTGGAAAAGGTTTGGTGGCCTGCAACTGCCGCGGCGGCGCTGGTCAACGATCTGTATAGCTTCAATAAGGAGGTCATCTTGGAGCTCACTACGGATATAGATACGACTATCACGACGCCAAACTCAATTTGGTACTTGATGAGGACACTCAACTTGACCGTGTCCCAGGCAAAAACATTCCTGAGTGACAAGATTGCGCAGCTGGAAAAAGACTTTATCGCGAGAAAATCCGAGTATCTAGCCAAGATGAATTTGATGTCTTCCGGAACAGACGATGTCCGTTACTTCCTGGAGATGGTTGGCCTAGGTTTATCTGGAAATTGGTACTGGCATGCTTTAGCTGATCGTTTCCATCGATGGGTTGAGTATCTACCATTTCCGCCCGCCAAGTTGTTCGATTACGACGAAGCCACAGCAACCTGCGCTACATTTTTGAACAGCCAGTCTTTGAGAGGCAAGTCTAGTCAGATCCTGGAATCCACTGAGGATCTGCAGACAATGCCCGATGGCCCATACTACAAG GTACTCCATCAGCCGATTGATTATCTTCGGAGTGTACCATCGAAGAATATAAGAGGCACCATCATTCAAGCGTTGAATCTATGGCTCAACGCACCGGAATCGGAAGCAGCGCAGGTAGAAGACTTGATCGGACATCTGCACGAGTCGTCgcttctgcttgatgacATCCAGGATAGCTCCGAGCTCAGACGCGGTCGGCCAACTGCCTATCGCGTCTTCGGGGTACCACAAACCATCAATGCTGCAACCCATGCACTTACTCTAGCGTTTGAGAAGTTTGTCCCATTGATGAAGCCAGACAGCTCACACGTATTCTTCG ATGAGCTGCGCAACCTTCATGTTGGACAAGCGATGGACCTCTACTGGACACGCTCTGGATATCGTCCTTCGATTGCAGAGTACCTGGAAATGAACCGGCTGA AAACCGGCGCACTGTTTTGCCTCGCGAGCAATCTATTATCTAACCAAGGGTCATTTTCAGCTGG AGCCATCAAGCAAACTGATCTGAACGATCTTATGATCGCTCTGGGCCAATATTTCCAAGCTCGAGACGACTATATCAACCTGGCGTCAACCAAG TATCAAGAGCAAAAGGGGTTTGCGCAGGATCTCGACGAAGGCAAATTGTCGCTTCCGTTGATCCACGTTCTGACACAGTCGCCGAACGCGGCCCTGATCGAGAATATCCAGCAGGAACGAGCGAGACATAACAAGCTGCCAGCTGACCTGAAGCAACTGATCTTGGATGAGATGCGTGATCAGAAGATTCTGCAGCTCACCGAAGATACACTGAATGGGTTAGAGGCCAAGGTGTACCGGCACCTGGAAAGACTGGAAGTTTCCACTGGGATCAAGAACTTTACGTTCCGGTTCTTGCTGGATAGATTGAGGGAGATGTAA
- a CDS encoding uncharacterized protein (CAZy:GH18;~COG:G;~EggNog:ENOG410PH2N;~InterPro:IPR018392,IPR011583,IPR029070,IPR001223, IPR017853,IPR014248,IPR001579,IPR036779;~PFAM:PF00704,PF01476;~go_function: GO:0004553 - hydrolase activity, hydrolyzing O-glycosyl compounds [Evidence IEA];~go_function: GO:0008061 - chitin binding [Evidence IEA];~go_process: GO:0005975 - carbohydrate metabolic process [Evidence IEA]), translating into MSTYTIASGDSLWKISQDHGVTLDALRAANPQITNPDLIYPGQQLNIPASDQSQPPPPPPESRGIPGDGASHFSPSDPPIHLAVCPPGPPVVPSAAAGGGAPPAVPPRPPMARPPPPWINVGRPGYKTVGYFTNWGVYGRNYQPQDIPAEYITHILYSFANIRPTGEVFLTDTYSDLEKHYPNDSWSEPGTNAYGCIKQLYLLKQQHRHLKTLLSIGGWTYSPNFAAPASTPRGRETFARSAVHLLADLGFDGIDIDWEYPADASQAKDFVILLKDVRRVLDEYSATHLGGKRLLLTIAAPCGPDNIRKLRIGDMDRYLDFWNLMCYDFSGSWDKNSGHMANVFHSGRGEITPFCADGAVTMYLNGGVRDSRKIIFGLPLYGRAFEGTDGPGAGFQGVGEGSWENGVWDYKDLPLKGSREMVDPRLMASWCHDPVNRKMVSYDTPEVAAMKTDYVANRHLGGAMWWELSGDHHVSHERSLVRGTAERLGRLGGLDGTENTLYYPLSRFENLRRGCV; encoded by the exons ATGTCCACCTACACCATCGCCAGCGGCGACTCACTATGGAAAATCTCCCAAGACCACGGCGTCACTCTCGACGCCCTCAGAGCAGCCAACCCGCAGATCACCAACCCAGATCTTATCTATCCGGGACAGCAGCTGAATATCCCGGCGTCTGATCAGTCTcagcctccacctcctcctccggagAGTCGTGGAATTCCCGGCGATGGCGCTAGCCATTTCTCGCCTTCCGATCCTCCTATCCACCTTGCTGTCTGTCCTCCGGGGCCGCCGGTTGTTCcaagcgctgctgctggaggaggagcaccGCCCGCGGTTCCCCCACGTCCTCCGATGGCCCGTCCGCCGCCTCCGTGGATTAATGTCGGGAGACCGGGGTATAAGACTGTCGGATATTTTACTAATTGg GGCGTCTACGGCCGCAATTATCAACCTCAGGATATTCCTGCGGAGTATATTACCCATATTCTCT ACTCCTTCGCCAATATCCGCCCGACCGGCGAAGT CTTCCTAACAGACACCTACTCCGACCTCGAAAAGCACTACCCCAACGACAGTTGGTCCGAGCCCGGCACCAACGCCTACGGCTGCATCAAGCAACTCTACCTCctgaaacaacaacaccgccacctcaaaaccctcctctccatcggcGGCTGGACTTACAGTCCCAACTTCGCCGCGCCAGCATCCACCCCGCGCGGGCGCGAAACCTTCGCCCGCAGCGCCGTGCACCTCCTCGCGGACCTGGGCTTCGACGGCATCGACATCGATTGGGAGTATCCAGCTGATGCATCGCAAGCAAAGGACTTTGTTATCCTACTCAAAGATGTCAGGCGGGTGCTGGACGAGTACTCCGCTACCCATCTCGGCGGGAAAAGGCTGTTATTGACCATCGCGGCGCCATGTGGGCCGGATAATATCCGGAAACTGCGGATCGGCGATATGGACCGTTATCTTGATTTCTGGAATCTGATGTGTTATGATTTCAGTGGGAGTTGGGATAAGAACTCCGGACATATGGCGAATGTCTTCCAttcggggaggggggaaattACGCCGTTTTGTGCGGATGGGGCGGTGACGATGTATTTGAACGGCGGGGTGAGGGATTCGAGGAAGATTATTTTTGGGTTGCCGCTGTATGGGAGGGCGTTTGAGGGGACGGATGGGCCTGGGGCAGGGTTCcagggggttggggaggggagttggGAAAATGGGGTGTGGGATTATAAGGATTTGCCGTTGAAGGGGAGTagggagatggtggatcCGAGGTTGATGGCCAGTTGGTGTCATGATCCGGTGAATAGGAAGATGGTTAGTTATGATACGCCGGAGGTGGCGGCTATGAAGACGGATTATGTTGCTAACAGGCACTTGGGAGGGGCTATGTGGTGGGAGTTGAGTGGGGATCATCATGTTTCGCATGAGAGGAGCTTGGTCAGGGGGACTGCGGAGAGGTTGGGCAGGTTGGGTGGGTTGGACGGTACGGAGAAT